CAGAAATAATATGCGTAATTTTATTCGAATAATTCTTTTCATAATTACTTAAGAATGAGATAGCATTTTCCGTGATTATTTTAGCTTTAGGAAAATCAGACTTTAATATTTTTGAAAAATTTTCATTTACTTCAACTAAAATTAGATCTTTTTCTTTAACACCTCTGTTCAATATTTCTCTTGTTATCTTACCTGTTCCTGATCCAAGTTCTACGACAACATTATCAGGAGATTTATTTATTTCTGAACTCATTAATCTTGATGCAAATCTTGAGGTAGGTAAAACAGCACCAATTTCAAGTGGATGATTGAGGTAATTTTTAATCCATATAAATAGTTTTTTCATCAATACTTAAAGATCTAGCTTATCGCTAATTTTTTTATTATGAAAATTTGAATCCCCAAATGCTAGTTTTTGGTGTTGCATTTTTCTAGTTAAAACTTGAAGATCATAGTCCCAGGTATAGCCAATTGCACCATGTAATTGATGTGAAATTTGGCAAACATCATGAAACGCTTTTGAAACATAAGCTTTTGATCTGTTTACATCTAAATCTGCATCATCTGTATTTGTAAGTTTCCAAGAAGCTTTTCTAGAAAATTGAGTTGAAACTTTAGTTAATATAGCCATATCAGCTGCATGGTGTTGAACAGCTTGAAAAGAACCTATTGGTCTATCAAATTGCTTCCTATCCTTAATATAATCAAGAGTCATATCCATAACTTTAGCTGCAGCTCCAGACATTTCTGAAGACTTACCAGAGGCTCCATAATTAAATACTTTTTGCAAAGTATTCCAACCTTCACCTTCCTCTCCTATTATTTGAGAGGATTCTAATTTTATTTCTTGAAAGTTAACCTTATATATTTTTTCTCCACCTATACTTTCCATTTTCTGAATTTCTATTCCTTCTGTATCTTTAGGAACTAGAAAAAGAGAGGTCCCCTCTTGATTTTCAGTTGATGCAGCTATAATAAAATAATCAGCAGAATTTGCATCATTAACAAAAAGTTTTTCTCCGTTCAAAGTCCATCCCTCATTATTTTTAATTGAAGTAGTGTTTGAAATTTCTGATTCGTCAAAACTTCCTGTTTTTTCGTTAAATGCTAGAGAAATTTTAATTTGACCAGTTGCAATTTTAGGTAAAATTTCTTTTTTCTGATCTTCAGTTCCTGAAAGTAATAAAGTTTGTACACCAGTGATAGCTGTACTAAAGAAAGGACCTGAAAGACCTACCCTTCCCATTTCCTCTAACAGAATAGACATATCATCAAACTT
This portion of the Dehalococcoidia bacterium genome encodes:
- a CDS encoding methyltransferase, with the translated sequence MKKLFIWIKNYLNHPLEIGAVLPTSRFASRLMSSEINKSPDNVVVELGSGTGKITREILNRGVKEKDLILVEVNENFSKILKSDFPKAKIITENAISFLSNYEKNYSNKITHIISGIPLVSMTEENRDKLCELSIKNLHSKGKFIQITYFLRCSFSKKIINQYNLKKKLVGLSILNVPPAFVWKIEK
- a CDS encoding acyl-CoA/acyl-ACP dehydrogenase yields the protein MDLGLSEIQKMLQESSRAFLEENCPMDFIRAMESDEIGITDEIWKNIAEMGWLGLMIPEEYGGSGFKFDDMSILLEEMGRVGLSGPFFSTAITGVQTLLLSGTEDQKKEILPKIATGQIKISLAFNEKTGSFDESEISNTTSIKNNEGWTLNGEKLFVNDANSADYFIIAASTENQEGTSLFLVPKDTEGIEIQKMESIGGEKIYKVNFQEIKLESSQIIGEEGEGWNTLQKVFNYGASGKSSEMSGAAAKVMDMTLDYIKDRKQFDRPIGSFQAVQHHAADMAILTKVSTQFSRKASWKLTNTDDADLDVNRSKAYVSKAFHDVCQISHQLHGAIGYTWDYDLQVLTRKMQHQKLAFGDSNFHNKKISDKLDL